The following coding sequences lie in one Arachis hypogaea cultivar Tifrunner chromosome 4, arahy.Tifrunner.gnm2.J5K5, whole genome shotgun sequence genomic window:
- the LOC112797693 gene encoding leucine carboxyl methyltransferase 1 homolog, translated as MANPVSDSHSNTVAVQATNDDASASKLSCVKKGYMKDDYIHLFVRRPVRRSPIINRGYFARWAAFRKLLYQFLDVEKKNENEPIKKQILSLGAGFDTTYFQLQDEGKAPYLYVEVDFKEVTSKKTALIETSNQLRNKVGEAAVISREKGEVLSDHYKLIPADLRDRQQLSDIVARADMDPRLPTFIIAECVLIYLDPDSTQAVVGWASQTFSTAAFFLYEQIHPDDAFGQQMMRNLESRGCALLGIHATPTLHAKEKLFLDQGWQRSVAWDMLRIYNDFIDAQERRRIERLELFDEFEEWYMMQEHYCVAIAINDAMGLFRDFGFINEESVPHSS; from the exons ATGGCGAATCCAGTTTCCGATTCACACAGCAACACCGTCGCGGTTCAAGCCACCAACGACGACGCTTCCGCTAGCAAATT GTCATGTGTGAAGAAGGGATACATGAAAGATGATTACATTCATTTATTTGTTAGAAGGCCTGTGAGGAGATCCCCAATTATTAACCGTG GTTACTTTGCTCGTTGGGCTGCATTTCGGAAGCTTCTCTATCAGTTTCTTGATGttgagaagaagaatgaaaatgaaCCAATAAAGAAGCAGATATTGTCACTTGGAGCAGGATTTGACACAACATATTTTCAGTTGCAG GATGAGGGGAAAGCACCGTATTTGTATGTGGAAGTGGATTTTAAGGAG GTAACTAGCAAAAAGACAGCACTTATTGAGACTTCTAATCAATTGAGGAACAAAGTTGGAGAAGCAGCGGTGATATCAAGAG AGAAGGGAGAGGTGCTCAGTGATCACTACAAATTAATACCTGCTGATTTGCGAGATAGGCAACAATTAAGTGATATTGTAGCGCGAGCTGATATGGATCCGCG TCTGCCGACTTTTATAATTGCAGAATGTGTTCTGATCTACTTGGATCCCGATTCAACTCAGGCAGTTGTTGGTTGGGCATCCCAAACATTTTCAACAGCTGCCTTTTTTCTTTATGAGCAG ATCCACCCAGATGATGCTTTTGGCCAGCAAATGATGAGAAACTTGGAG AGTCGAGGTTGTGCTCTCCTGGGTATTCATGCTACACCAACTTTACATGCAAAAGAAAAGTTATTTCTGGACCAAGGATGGCAG AGGTCGGTTGCCTGGGACATGTTGAGAATTTATAATGATTTTATTGATGCACAAGAAAGACGCAG GATTGAGCGGCTCGAATTGTTTGATGAATTTGAGGAATGGTACATGATGCAA GAGCACTACTGCGTGGCTATTGCAATCAATGATGCCATG GGCCTTTTCAGGGATTTTGGCTTTATAAACGAGGAGAGTGTACCCCATTCCTCATGA